From a single Arthrobacter sp. SLBN-112 genomic region:
- a CDS encoding DUF3099 domain-containing protein — protein MTLENHAGQSAPGQPGRFSGDSEVHSITDAAEAHSEDMRQRMIKYALAMGIRMVCLIMIFVVDGWLKILMVAGAVFLPWIAVVIANGSDKAEGHSDLLLDSAPLAELESPPTPPADEHGNEVLQGELINEDDETPTGQERKAS, from the coding sequence GTGACCCTTGAAAACCATGCGGGACAATCCGCGCCTGGACAACCAGGCCGGTTCTCCGGCGACTCGGAAGTCCACAGCATCACGGATGCTGCTGAAGCGCATTCCGAGGACATGCGCCAGCGCATGATCAAGTACGCGCTGGCCATGGGCATCCGCATGGTGTGCCTGATCATGATCTTCGTGGTGGATGGCTGGCTCAAGATTTTGATGGTTGCCGGGGCGGTCTTCCTGCCGTGGATAGCGGTGGTCATCGCGAACGGCAGCGACAAGGCGGAGGGGCACAGCGACCTGCTGCTGGACTCCGCGCCGCTGGCGGAGCTAGAGAGCCCGCCCACTCCTCCCGCCGATGAGCACGGCAACGAGGTCCTGCAGGGCGAGCTCATCAACGAGGA
- a CDS encoding beta-ketoacyl-ACP reductase, with the protein MTEAATAPRSVLITGGNRGIGLAIAEAFQANGDKVAVTYRSESKLPEGILGVKADVTDEASVDAAFKEVEAAHGPVEVLIANAGITKDTLLLRMSEDDFTSVIDTNLTGAFRVIKRASKGMIRLRKGRVVLISSVSGLYGAPGQINYSASKAGLVGIARSLTRELGSRGITANVVAPGFINTDMTAELPEATQKDYLASIPARRFAEASEVANVVRWISSDEAAYISGAVIPVDGGLGMGH; encoded by the coding sequence ATGACTGAAGCAGCCACCGCCCCCCGCAGCGTCCTGATCACCGGTGGAAACCGCGGCATCGGGCTTGCGATTGCTGAAGCGTTCCAGGCCAATGGCGACAAGGTGGCCGTGACGTACCGCAGCGAATCGAAGCTGCCGGAGGGAATCCTGGGCGTCAAGGCCGATGTCACTGACGAGGCTTCCGTGGATGCCGCGTTCAAGGAAGTGGAAGCCGCCCATGGGCCTGTGGAAGTCCTCATCGCCAACGCCGGAATCACCAAGGACACGCTGCTCCTGCGCATGAGTGAAGACGACTTCACCTCAGTCATCGACACCAACCTCACCGGCGCCTTCCGTGTCATCAAGCGCGCGTCCAAGGGCATGATCCGCCTCCGCAAGGGCCGCGTTGTCCTCATTTCCTCGGTCTCCGGCCTCTACGGCGCACCGGGCCAGATCAACTACTCCGCATCCAAGGCCGGCCTGGTGGGCATCGCCCGTTCGCTGACCCGCGAGCTGGGTTCGCGCGGCATCACCGCCAATGTGGTGGCGCCGGGCTTCATCAATACGGACATGACAGCAGAGCTTCCGGAAGCCACCCAGAAGGACTACCTGGCCAGCATCCCCGCCCGCCGTTTTGCCGAAGCTTCCGAAGTCGCGAACGTCGTCCGCTGGATTTCCAGTGATGAGGCCGCCTACATCTCGGGCGCTGTCATCCCCGTGGACGGCGGCCTGGGCATGGGCCACTGA
- a CDS encoding SDR family oxidoreductase, translating into MGLLDNKTAIVTGSSRGIGADVARILAGQGAAVVVNYRQKAPRANKVVQGIEAAGGRAVAVGADLTTQEGVQALASAAMENFGSLDILVLNASGGMETGMGADYALKLNRDAQVNMLNAAVPLMQEGSRVVFVTSHQAHFINTVPTMEAYEPVARSKRAGEDALRELIPNLAEKGISLVVVSGDMIEGTVTATLLDRSTPGAIEARRAEAGKLYSVEEFAEVVASMATADVESGHTEYAGGADYFGKGAQPAS; encoded by the coding sequence ATGGGACTGCTCGACAACAAGACTGCCATCGTTACCGGATCATCACGGGGCATCGGCGCTGACGTGGCGAGGATCCTCGCCGGCCAGGGCGCCGCCGTCGTAGTGAACTACCGTCAGAAGGCGCCGCGCGCCAACAAGGTTGTCCAAGGCATCGAGGCCGCCGGCGGCCGTGCCGTGGCCGTCGGCGCGGACCTCACCACCCAGGAAGGCGTGCAGGCCCTGGCCTCCGCCGCCATGGAGAACTTCGGTTCGCTGGACATCCTGGTGTTGAACGCCTCGGGCGGCATGGAAACCGGCATGGGCGCGGACTACGCACTCAAGCTGAACCGCGACGCCCAGGTGAACATGCTCAACGCCGCTGTGCCGCTGATGCAGGAAGGCTCCCGCGTGGTGTTCGTCACCAGCCACCAGGCCCACTTCATCAACACGGTGCCCACCATGGAGGCCTACGAGCCGGTGGCCCGCAGCAAGCGTGCCGGTGAGGACGCGCTGCGCGAACTGATCCCCAACCTGGCCGAGAAGGGCATCTCCCTGGTAGTGGTGTCCGGCGACATGATCGAGGGAACCGTCACCGCCACGCTCCTGGACCGCTCCACCCCGGGCGCCATCGAGGCCCGCCGTGCGGAAGCCGGCAAGCTGTACTCCGTGGAGGAGTTCGCGGAGGTTGTGGCAAGCATGGCAACGGCCGACGTCGAGTCCGGCCATACCGAGTACGCCGGCGGAGCAGATTACTTCGGCAAGGGTGCCCAGCCCGCCAGCTAG
- the serB gene encoding phosphoserine phosphatase SerB — MTSNVTAVSYGLNVTPTGLEQLRSVLGSHGAQVLSESSPAGDRYQVHILDLALPDATEAGLAALRRSVAESATGDFDTAVVPAGLRSAARKLLIMDVDSTLIQQEVIELLAAYAGKREEVAAVTEAAMRGELDFAQSLHARVAVLAGLPADVVHSVRNEVKLSEGARELVAAFKAAGHTVAVVSGGFNQILEPIAADLGLDYWQANELEIVDGALTGKVLGAVVDRAAKEKYLREWAAAEGVALEHTIAVGDGANDLDMLGAAGIGVAFNAKPAVRAVADAALNMPYLDAVRHVAGV; from the coding sequence ATGACTTCGAACGTGACTGCTGTCAGCTATGGCCTCAATGTGACCCCCACCGGGCTGGAGCAGCTGCGTTCCGTCCTCGGGTCGCACGGCGCCCAGGTACTGTCCGAATCCTCCCCGGCAGGCGACCGGTACCAGGTCCACATCCTTGACCTGGCCCTTCCGGATGCGACCGAGGCCGGGCTCGCAGCGCTGCGCCGGTCCGTAGCGGAGTCCGCGACCGGCGATTTCGATACTGCCGTTGTTCCGGCCGGCCTTCGCTCCGCTGCCCGGAAGCTGCTGATCATGGATGTGGATTCCACGCTGATCCAGCAGGAGGTCATCGAGCTCCTGGCCGCCTACGCCGGCAAGCGGGAGGAAGTCGCAGCCGTCACGGAAGCGGCCATGCGTGGGGAACTGGATTTCGCCCAGAGCCTGCACGCCCGGGTGGCCGTGCTCGCAGGGCTGCCCGCCGACGTCGTCCATTCCGTCCGCAACGAAGTGAAGCTCAGTGAAGGCGCGCGCGAGCTGGTGGCCGCTTTCAAGGCGGCCGGCCACACGGTGGCAGTGGTGTCCGGCGGCTTCAACCAGATCCTCGAACCGATCGCGGCCGACCTGGGCCTGGACTACTGGCAGGCCAATGAACTGGAAATCGTCGACGGCGCGTTGACCGGCAAGGTGCTGGGCGCCGTGGTGGACAGGGCGGCGAAGGAGAAATACCTGCGCGAGTGGGCGGCGGCCGAAGGCGTCGCCCTCGAGCACACCATCGCGGTCGGCGACGGCGCCAACGACCTGGACATGCTCGGTGCCGCCGGGATCGGCGTCGCGTTTAACGCCAAACCTGCCGTGCGCGCCGTGGCCGACGCCGCCCTCAACATGCCGTACCTGGACGCTGTCCGCCACGTCGCCGGGGTCTGA
- a CDS encoding ABC transporter ATP-binding protein has protein sequence MSDVLELDSVSVVRGKKTLLDNVDWQVNEGERWVILGPNGAGKTTLLQIAAARLHPSSGTAGILDEVLGRVDVFELRPRIGLSSAALATQIPEHENVLNVVVTAAYGVTGRWREGYERDDERRAFRLLNDWGMGPLLNRTFATLSEGERKRVQIARALMTDPELLLLDEPGAGLDLGGREELVHKLGELASDEAAPAMVLVTHHLEEVPPGFTHAMLLRDGSVVAAGPITEVLTEEHLSTTFGLPLAVTENAGRYTATARR, from the coding sequence ATGAGTGATGTTCTGGAACTGGACTCCGTCAGCGTTGTCCGAGGCAAAAAGACCCTGCTGGACAATGTCGACTGGCAGGTCAACGAAGGCGAGCGGTGGGTCATCCTCGGCCCCAACGGCGCCGGCAAGACGACGCTTCTCCAGATCGCAGCGGCCCGGCTCCACCCGAGCAGCGGCACCGCAGGCATCCTCGACGAAGTTCTGGGCCGCGTTGACGTCTTCGAACTCCGGCCGCGCATCGGCCTTTCCTCTGCCGCCCTTGCCACCCAGATTCCGGAACACGAGAACGTCCTCAACGTCGTGGTCACCGCTGCATACGGCGTCACCGGCCGCTGGCGCGAAGGCTACGAGCGCGACGACGAACGGCGCGCGTTCCGGCTGCTGAACGACTGGGGCATGGGGCCACTCCTCAACAGGACCTTCGCCACGCTGTCCGAAGGCGAGCGCAAGCGCGTCCAGATCGCCCGCGCCCTCATGACGGACCCGGAACTGTTGCTCCTGGATGAGCCGGGCGCCGGGCTGGACCTGGGCGGCCGCGAAGAGCTGGTCCACAAGCTGGGCGAACTCGCCAGCGACGAGGCAGCCCCCGCCATGGTCCTGGTCACGCACCACCTTGAGGAAGTCCCGCCCGGCTTCACGCATGCCATGCTGCTGCGCGACGGCAGCGTGGTGGCGGCCGGCCCCATCACCGAAGTCCTGACTGAAGAGCACCTGAGCACCACCTTCGGCCTGCCGCTTGCAGTCACCGAGAACGCGGGACGCTATACCGCCACCGCACGCCGCTAG
- a CDS encoding sulfite exporter TauE/SafE family protein has translation MELFSSIIVFIAGLWAGTINAVVGSGTLVTFPVLIALGVAPVVASMSNAMGLVAGTAAGAFGYRRELAGRGRQVLRLLPASVLGGVSGAWLLLHLPEKVFHYVAPVLLVLALLMVVFQPKLQDWVRNREANPEHAVRDKRHGILLVVLVYLAGVYGGYFVAAQGILLVGILGVFLTGTIQNANAMKNILVLGVNMVAAISYLLFAFDRINWLVVLLIAVSSTIGGILGSKVGRKLSPRVLRAVIFSLGIVALAVMIANLLK, from the coding sequence TTGGAACTCTTCAGCAGCATCATTGTGTTCATCGCCGGCCTGTGGGCCGGCACCATCAACGCGGTAGTGGGCTCCGGCACCCTGGTCACGTTCCCGGTGCTCATCGCCCTGGGCGTGGCCCCGGTGGTGGCGTCCATGAGCAACGCCATGGGCCTGGTGGCCGGCACCGCGGCCGGGGCTTTCGGCTACCGGCGTGAACTGGCCGGCCGGGGGCGGCAGGTGCTTCGCCTGCTGCCGGCGTCGGTCCTGGGCGGCGTGTCCGGCGCCTGGCTGCTGCTGCACCTGCCCGAGAAGGTGTTCCACTACGTTGCGCCGGTCCTGCTGGTCCTGGCGCTGCTGATGGTGGTGTTCCAGCCAAAGCTCCAGGACTGGGTGCGCAACCGCGAGGCCAATCCGGAGCACGCCGTCCGGGACAAACGCCACGGCATCCTCCTGGTGGTCCTCGTCTACCTCGCCGGTGTCTACGGCGGCTACTTCGTTGCGGCCCAGGGGATCCTGCTGGTCGGAATCCTGGGTGTGTTCCTTACGGGGACCATCCAGAACGCCAACGCCATGAAGAACATCCTGGTGCTCGGCGTCAACATGGTGGCCGCCATTTCCTACCTGCTCTTCGCCTTCGACCGGATCAACTGGCTGGTGGTGCTGCTCATCGCGGTCAGCTCCACGATCGGCGGGATCCTGGGCTCCAAGGTGGGCCGCAAGCTCTCGCCGCGCGTCCTCCGGGCCGTGATCTTCAGCCTGGGCATCGTGGCCCTGGCCGTCATGATCGCCAACCTGCTGAAATAA
- a CDS encoding TrmH family RNA methyltransferase, with product MTFHYLESADDPRVSDYTTLTDVHLRKLREPAEGMYIAESSRVLRRALAAGHRPRSFFLAEKWMADLDDVFRAYPDVPAFIGSADLLEEITGFHLHRGAMAAMQRPAPVPLPELLAGARRVAVLEDIVDHTNVGAIFRSAAALDIDAVLVTPRCGDPLYRRSVRVSMGTVFQVPWARLGDWPGDLQVLKDHGFTVAALELTPDAEDVDAVASRNLDRLALVLGTEGAGMSPETLAAVDIAVKIPMRNGVDSLNVAAASAVAFWELRAR from the coding sequence GTGACCTTCCACTACCTCGAATCCGCTGACGACCCGCGCGTCAGCGACTACACCACCCTGACCGACGTGCACCTTCGCAAGCTCCGTGAACCGGCCGAGGGGATGTACATCGCCGAGTCGTCGCGGGTCCTGCGCCGGGCGCTGGCAGCGGGCCACCGGCCGCGTTCGTTCTTCCTGGCCGAAAAGTGGATGGCGGACCTCGACGACGTCTTCCGGGCGTATCCCGACGTTCCGGCCTTCATCGGCTCGGCAGACCTGCTCGAGGAGATCACGGGTTTCCACCTGCACCGCGGCGCCATGGCCGCCATGCAGCGCCCCGCGCCGGTGCCACTGCCGGAACTCCTGGCCGGCGCCCGCCGCGTGGCCGTGCTGGAGGACATCGTGGACCATACCAACGTGGGCGCCATCTTCCGCTCCGCCGCAGCGCTGGACATCGACGCCGTCCTGGTCACCCCGCGCTGCGGTGATCCCCTCTACCGGCGCAGCGTCAGGGTCAGCATGGGCACGGTGTTCCAGGTTCCCTGGGCGCGACTGGGGGACTGGCCGGGCGACCTGCAGGTGCTGAAGGACCACGGCTTCACCGTCGCGGCATTGGAACTGACACCGGACGCGGAGGACGTCGACGCCGTCGCGTCCCGCAACCTGGACAGGCTCGCCCTGGTGCTGGGCACCGAGGGCGCCGGCATGAGCCCGGAGACGCTGGCCGCCGTCGACATCGCCGTCAAAATCCCCATGCGCAATGGCGTGGATTCGCTCAACGTGGCCGCTGCGTCGGCCGTGGCGTTCTGGGAGCTGCGCGCGCGGTAA
- a CDS encoding type B 50S ribosomal protein L31, whose protein sequence is MKSDTHPKYEAVVFNDLASGTKFLTRSTVSSNKTIEWEDGNTYPVIDVEISSESHPFYTGKQRIMDSAGRVERFNARFKGFGGKK, encoded by the coding sequence ATGAAGTCTGATACCCACCCGAAGTACGAAGCTGTTGTCTTCAACGACCTGGCCTCCGGCACCAAGTTCCTGACCCGCTCCACCGTGTCTTCCAACAAGACCATCGAGTGGGAAGACGGCAACACCTACCCGGTCATCGACGTCGAAATCTCTTCCGAGTCCCACCCGTTCTACACGGGCAAGCAGCGCATCATGGACTCTGCAGGCCGCGTCGAGCGCTTCAACGCTCGCTTCAAGGGCTTCGGCGGCAAGAAGTAA
- a CDS encoding lipoate--protein ligase family protein, whose protein sequence is MTPPRSPAHDAPGNHRLHGEYKVPGGKLVVVDLAVADGALADVSVSGDFFLEPDEALEDINRALTGLPDTTPAKDLAAAVTAALPAGAVLFGFSADAVAVTVRRALAKATSWGDHEWNVIAPTVLPTEINVALDEVLTEAVGAGARTPTLRFWDWQEPSVVIGSFQSVQNEVDPEGVARHGINVVRRISGGGAMFMEAGNCITYSLYLPQTLVDGLSFADSYPFLDAWVMAALERLGINAFYIPLNDIATDQGKIGGAAQKRLANGGMLHHVTMSYDIDADKMVEVLRIGKEKLSDKGTRSAKKRVDPLRRQTGLARTAIIEAMIGVFSERYGATPSELAGHELAAAEERVATKFGTREWLHRVP, encoded by the coding sequence ATGACCCCGCCACGTAGCCCTGCCCATGATGCCCCCGGCAACCACCGCCTGCACGGCGAGTACAAGGTTCCGGGCGGAAAACTCGTGGTGGTGGACCTGGCCGTGGCGGACGGCGCCCTGGCCGACGTTTCCGTCAGCGGCGACTTCTTCCTGGAGCCGGACGAGGCACTGGAGGACATCAACCGCGCCCTGACCGGCCTTCCGGACACCACACCCGCCAAGGACCTGGCAGCCGCAGTCACCGCCGCCCTGCCGGCCGGAGCCGTGCTGTTCGGCTTCTCCGCTGACGCCGTGGCCGTGACCGTCCGGCGTGCCCTGGCCAAGGCAACGTCCTGGGGCGACCACGAGTGGAACGTCATTGCGCCCACCGTGCTGCCCACCGAAATCAACGTTGCCCTTGACGAGGTGCTCACCGAGGCCGTTGGCGCCGGGGCACGCACGCCCACCCTGCGTTTCTGGGACTGGCAGGAGCCGTCGGTGGTGATCGGGAGCTTTCAGTCCGTGCAGAACGAGGTGGACCCCGAGGGCGTCGCCAGGCACGGCATCAATGTGGTCCGCCGGATCAGCGGCGGGGGAGCGATGTTCATGGAGGCCGGCAACTGCATTACCTACTCGCTCTACCTGCCGCAGACCCTGGTGGACGGGCTCAGCTTCGCCGATTCCTACCCCTTCCTGGACGCTTGGGTCATGGCGGCACTGGAACGGCTTGGCATCAACGCCTTCTACATCCCGTTGAACGACATCGCCACCGACCAGGGGAAGATTGGCGGTGCCGCGCAGAAACGGCTGGCCAACGGCGGCATGCTGCACCACGTCACCATGAGCTACGACATCGACGCCGACAAAATGGTGGAGGTCCTCCGGATCGGCAAGGAAAAGCTGTCCGACAAGGGCACCCGCAGCGCCAAGAAGCGGGTGGACCCGCTGCGGCGCCAAACCGGCCTGGCGCGCACGGCGATCATTGAGGCGATGATCGGGGTCTTCAGCGAGCGTTACGGTGCAACCCCGTCAGAGCTGGCGGGACACGAGCTGGCGGCAGCCGAGGAACGGGTGGCCACCAAGTTCGGCACCAGGGAATGGCTCCACCGCGTCCCCTAG
- a CDS encoding YeiH family protein — translation MPDSRSLPAPGNGRSGPRIARLVPGLLTAAAAVAAAFLVHGLLPALPAMTLAVVLGVLAANLPGAGTWTGGRARPGLDFAGKHLMRGGIVLLGLKVSVMDVLGLGWLALVLIVGVVAASFGGTYAISRLFRLPPVTSLLVATGFSICGASAIGAMAAVRRIRHAETVLPVALVTLCGTLAIGVLPLLAQPLGLTATVFGAWTGASVHDVGQVVATAQTAGTAALAVAVVVKLTRVLLLAPVAALAGVHHRNGVRALGAEDGVAEKMPPLVPLFVAGFVAMVVLRSTGWLSAGWLDLGAALQDILLGAALFGLGSAVRIRTLLHTGGPALLVALASWLLIAVLGLAAAFLIAG, via the coding sequence GTGCCAGACAGCAGAAGCCTCCCAGCGCCGGGCAACGGCCGTTCCGGGCCGCGGATTGCCCGCCTGGTTCCGGGGCTGCTGACCGCCGCTGCCGCCGTTGCGGCGGCCTTCCTGGTGCATGGACTGCTGCCAGCCCTGCCGGCTATGACCCTCGCTGTGGTCTTGGGCGTTCTGGCCGCCAACCTGCCCGGCGCCGGCACGTGGACGGGAGGCCGGGCACGGCCGGGGCTGGACTTCGCCGGCAAGCACCTGATGCGCGGCGGAATCGTACTCCTGGGCCTGAAGGTCAGCGTCATGGACGTTCTTGGCCTCGGCTGGCTGGCCCTGGTCCTGATTGTGGGCGTGGTGGCAGCCAGTTTCGGCGGGACCTACGCGATTTCGCGCTTGTTCCGCCTTCCGCCTGTGACCTCACTGCTGGTGGCCACGGGATTTTCCATCTGCGGTGCCTCCGCCATTGGCGCCATGGCCGCCGTCCGCCGCATCCGGCACGCGGAAACCGTCCTGCCCGTGGCCCTGGTCACCCTGTGCGGCACGCTCGCCATCGGCGTCCTCCCCCTCCTTGCGCAACCCTTGGGGCTCACGGCCACAGTGTTCGGAGCCTGGACCGGCGCGTCGGTCCACGATGTGGGCCAGGTGGTGGCCACGGCGCAAACCGCCGGGACCGCTGCCCTGGCGGTCGCCGTCGTCGTCAAGCTCACCCGCGTGCTGCTGCTGGCCCCCGTCGCCGCGCTGGCGGGTGTGCACCACCGAAACGGGGTGCGTGCCTTGGGCGCCGAGGATGGCGTGGCCGAGAAAATGCCGCCGCTGGTGCCGCTGTTCGTCGCAGGCTTCGTTGCCATGGTGGTGCTGCGCTCAACCGGCTGGCTGTCCGCGGGCTGGCTCGACCTGGGGGCCGCCCTGCAGGACATCCTGCTGGGCGCGGCCCTGTTCGGCCTTGGCTCCGCGGTCCGCATCCGCACCCTGCTCCACACCGGAGGACCGGCACTCCTGGTGGCACTCGCCTCCTGGCTTCTGATTGCCGTGCTGGGCCTGGCTGCGGCCTTCCTGATCGCCGGCTGA